Proteins found in one Neodiprion lecontei isolate iyNeoLeco1 chromosome 6, iyNeoLeco1.1, whole genome shotgun sequence genomic segment:
- the LOC107227667 gene encoding uncharacterized protein LOC107227667: MQMVKQLGRWRSDMVAQGYIENSMHNREMMYNGVIRKTATTDNHSMPSTSAQNTAEPENDDSDLHVNWLDFDEDFTVNDVDPTPSTVVKSAFENQGNLQPPTHGRRKNDEDSENQNQAAVQPPITCKRKKNDEDSSHQNFNVLN, encoded by the exons ATGCAAATGGTGAAGCAGCTAGGAAGATGGCGTTCGGACATGGTCGCACAGGGGTACATCGAAAATTCCATGCACAATCGGGAAATGATGTACAATGGTGTCATTCGAAAAACTGCGACGACAGACAACCATTCAATGCCATCTACCAGCGCACAGAACACCGCCGAACCTGAAAATGACGACTCCGATCTTCATGTTAATTGGTTGGATTTTGATGAAGACTTCACTGTCAACGACGTTGATCCCACTCCaa gTACAGTTGTAAAAAGCG ctttcgaaaatcaaGGGAATCTTCAGCCACCGACACATggaagaaggaaaaacgaCGAAGATTCGGAAAACCAAAACCAAGCAGCTGTTCAGCCACCAATTACgtgtaaacgaaaaaaaaacgatgaagATTCGAGCCATCAAAACTTCAACGTTTTAAATTAA
- the LOC124295151 gene encoding uncharacterized protein LOC124295151, with product MLLPQIADEQDADILILCEPYRVRQTQDWITNETKTAAIWVRGAARARITARGVGDDYVWARVGAVTYVSVYLTPNCAAAEFRAKVALLGDGFRDLPGDLVVAGDLNARAVEWGMTATNRRGRLLLEMAVRLDLVVANTGDVPKYRRLGFGDSIPDVTMTTDRTLPRIGRWRVLEGYTASDHQYIAFEVAGETRTTRTRTRHPPRWNEDKLDEIGVCFGGHDFNSDMSRTL from the coding sequence ATGCTACTACCACAGATAGCAGACGAACAAGACGCCGACATTCTGATCCTGTGCGAGCCGTACAGGGTGCGACAAACGCAGGATTGGATTACGAACGAGACCAAGACAGCGGCTATCTGGGTGAGGGGCGCTGCCCGAGCCCGGATAACCGCTCGTGGCGTCGGGGACGACTACGTCTGGGCTAGGGTGGGCGCTGTCACTTACGTCAGCGTCTACCTGACCCCAAACTGCGCTGCGGCGGAGTTCCGGGCGAAGGTTGCGCTCCTCGGGGACGGTTTCAGGGACCTGCCCGGGGACCTCGTGGTCGCGGGGGACCTCAACGCGAGGGCGGTCGAGTGGGGCATGACGGCAACGAACAGACGCGGACGGCTGCTGCTGGAGATGGCCGTAAGGCTGGACCTAGTGGTGGCAAATACAGGAGACGTACCAAAGTACAGACGGCTGGGATTTGGAGACTCCATCCCGGACGTAACGATGACGACGGACAGAACTCTGCCACGGATAGGGCGGTGGCGGGTGCTCGAGGGCTACACGGCCAGCGATCATCAGTACATCGCCTTCGAAGTGGCAGGAGAGACAAGgacgacacggacgaggacccGACACCCCCCGCGGTGGAACGAAGACAAACTTGACGAGATCGGAGTATGTTTCGGCGGCCATGACTTTAATTCTGATATGAGCAGAACTTTGTAG